Proteins from one Astatotilapia calliptera chromosome 8, fAstCal1.2, whole genome shotgun sequence genomic window:
- the birc5a gene encoding baculoviral IAP repeat-containing protein 5a — MDPYNEENIKMYFFENRLKTYGGWPFDEDCKCTPENMAKAGFIHTPSENSPDIAMCFFCLKELEGWEPEDDPEKEHKSHSPSCHFIALKKKVEDLTVEEFYRLQKERHKFINNKSCNEAITKFEEAAKLRRADIIKTAMGEE; from the exons ATGGATCCATACAACGaggaaaacatcaaaatgtatttttttgagAATAGGTTAAAAACTTATGGGGGGTGGCCATTCGACGAAGACTGCAAGTGCACGCCGGAAAAC ATGGCTAAAGCCGGCTTCATTCACACACCTTCAGAGAACAGCCCAGACATCGCCATGTGTTTCTTTTGCCTGAAAGAGCTGGAGGGCTGGGAGCCAGAGGATGACCCAGA AAAGGAGCACAAGTCTCATTCGCCATCCTGCCACTTCATTGCCCTGAAGAAAAAAGTGGAAGACCTGACTGTGGAGGAATTCTACAGATTGCAGAAAGAGAGGCACAAGTTCATCAAT AACAAATCTTGTAATGAGGCCATCACCAAGTTTGAAGAGGCAGCCAAACTGAGGCGAGCAGACATCATCAAGACGGCCATGGGAGAAGAGTGA